Proteins co-encoded in one Corylus avellana chromosome ca9, CavTom2PMs-1.0 genomic window:
- the LOC132162358 gene encoding pentatricopeptide repeat-containing protein At4g21065-like, protein MDDGQTKLIYCWFDNWKQKIQVSEYRIVGMNELLTRRKSMIPINRGSEKHYSQKVVLRKVVRVEASQSSENEVAELSSNENGISEERTLQGKWETWMQMRNPGVPSDTSAFYKLHALLLKTGLHDDPLYLRRLLLSCAAAAPHSLSHARSLFAHIPSPDIFAYNTLIRAHAHFSPSHALSLFSQMRLAGVSLDAFTFPFLLKASARLHLGQGLHSLIIKLALDSDIYVQNSLISFYGRCGSIQLASKLFQEMLQRDLVSWSSMIACYANNGFGFQALDLFRQMQLSVSEDIKFDEITMLSVVSAVSSLGALELGQWVYTFIRRSGLELSVSLGTALVDMYSRCGSIDESIRVFDEMPVRNLLTWTALIDGLAVHGRSREALRVFYEMEKSGFFPDHITITGVLVACSHGGLVEEGWQVFESIRKKYDMEPLLEHYGCMVDLLGRAGLLYEAYNFLERMPMKPNSVIWRTLLGACVNNNHLELAEKVKQRINELDPYHDGDYVLLSNAYGVAGRWVEKEGVRNLMREKRISKNPGYSIINIDQVIHQFVSGDSSHPQSEEIKTFLISTINSLRLRGYTPYTSNVLHDIEEEDKEHSVGYHSEKMAVAFALLRYKDSRTIRVMKNLRICHDCHSFMKHVSDKFDREIIIRDRNRFHHFVNGSCSCRDYW, encoded by the exons ATGGACGACGGACAGACGAAACTGATCTACTGCTGGTTCGATAATTGGAAGCAAAAGATCCAAGTATCTGAGTACAGGATTGTTGGGATGAACGAATTGCTCACAAGAAGGAAGTCGATGATTCCGATCAATCGAGGTTCTGAAAAACACTACTCTCAAAAAGTAGTATTGAGAAAAGTGGTTAGGGTGGAAGCAAGCCAGAGTAGTGAAAATGAAGTGGCAGAGCTCTCAAGCAACGAAAATGGAATTTCGGAAGAAAGAACTTTGCAAGGAAAATGGGAAACATG GATGCAAATGAGAAATCCCGGTGTCCCAAGCGACACAAGTGCCTTCTACAAGTTGCACGCTCTTCTCCTCAAGACCGGCCTTCACGATGACCCGCTCTATCTCCGACGCCTCCTGCTTTCTTGCGCCGCCGCCGCCCCTCACAGCTTATCTCACGCCCGCTCCCTCTTTGCCCACATTCCCTCTCCAGACATCTTCGCCTACAACACTCTCATCAGAGCCCATGCCCACTTCTCTCCTTCCCATGCCCTTTCGCTCTTCTCTCAGATGCGCTTGGCCGGCGTCTCCCTCGACGCCTTCACTTTCCCATTCCTTCTCAAGGCCAGCGCTCGTCTCCACCTGGGTCAGGGCCTTCACTCGCTCATCATTAAGCTTGCGTTAGATTCTGACATTTACGTTCAGAACTCGTTGATAAGCTTCTACGGCCGCTGTGGTTCTATTCAGCTTGCGTCTAAGCTGTTCCAAGAAATGCTCCAAAGGGACTTGGTCTCGTGGTCTTCCATGATTGCTTGCTATGCGAACAACGGTTTCGGGTTTCAAGCTTTGGACCTGTTTCGGCAAATGCAGCTCTCCGTCTCGGAGGATATAAAATTCGATGAGATCACTATGCTCAGCGTAGTATCCGCGGTTTCGAGCTTAGGGGCGTTGGAATTGGGTCAGTGGGTTTATACTTTCATCCGCAGAAGCGGTCTGGAGCTTTCTGTTTCACTAGGTACTGCGCTTGTCGATATGTATTCGAGATGTGGGTCCATCGACGAATCGATTcgagtgtttgatgaaatgcctGTAAGAAACCTATTGACATGGACGGCGTTGATTGATGGGCTTGCAGTACATGGCCGTAGCAGAGAAGCTCTGAGGGTCTTCTACGAGATGGAGAAATCCGGCTTCTTCCCGGATCATATCACCATTACTGGGGTCTTAGTTGCTTGCAGCCATGGCGGTCTTGTTGAAGAGGGTTGGCAAGTTTTTGAAAGCATAAGAAAAAAGTACGACATGGAACCACTGCTTGAGCATTATGGTTGCATGGTTGATCTCCTCGGCCGGGCAGGCTTGCTCTACGAGGCCTATAACTTTCTCGAAAGAATGCCAATGAAGCCAAATTCTGTGATTTGGAGAACTCTGCTTGGAGCCTGTGTAAACAACAACCATCTAGAGCTGGCAGAGAAAGTGAAGCAGAGGATCAATGAGCTCGACCCTTATCATGATGGTGATTATGTGCTCTTATCAAACGCGTATGGCGTAGCTGGTAGATGGGTTGAGAAGGAAGGAGTGAGGAATTTGATGAGGGAAAAGAGAATCAGCAAAAATCCAGGCTACAGTATAATCAACATTGACCAAGTGATTCACCAGTTTGTTTCTGGAGACAGTTCTCATCCCCAATCCGAGGAGATTAAGACATTCTTAATTTCAACAATCAACAGTTTAAGGCTTCGAGGTTATACTCCCTATACAAGTAATGTATTGCATGATATTGAAGAAGAGGATAAGGAGCATAGTGTTGGTTATCACAGTGAGAAAATGGCCGTTGCTTTTGCACTCCTTAGATACAAGGATAGCAGGACGATAAGGGTCATGAAGAATCTTCGAATTTGTCATGACTGTCATAGTTTCATGAAACATGTTTCAGATAAATTTGATAGAGAAATCATCATCCGGGATCGAAACCGGTTCCATCATTTTGTTAACGGATCATGTTCTTGTAGGGATTATTGGTGA